Proteins encoded in a region of the Photobacterium angustum genome:
- the rsmH gene encoding 16S rRNA (cytosine(1402)-N(4))-methyltransferase RsmH yields the protein MSEQFEHVSVLLNESVDGLAIKPDGIYIDGTFGRGGHSRLILSHLGENGRLYSIDRDPQAIAEAQKIDDPRFEIIHGPFSGMEKYMEERDLIGRVDGVLLDLGVSSPQLDDAERGFSFMRDGPLDMRMDPTSGQSAAEWLAEAEADDIAWVLKEFGEERFAKRIARGIVEHRENPEKEPLTRTRELASLIAAVSPFKDKHKHPATRSFQAIRIYINSELDEIETALNGAVNILAPEGRLSVISFHSLEDRMVKRFIRKQSKGPEVPAGLPLTEEQIKALGSAALKTVGKAIKPSQDELGYNTRARSSVLRLAERL from the coding sequence ATGTCTGAACAATTTGAGCACGTTTCCGTTTTACTGAATGAATCTGTAGACGGATTAGCAATTAAACCCGACGGTATTTATATCGATGGTACCTTTGGCCGTGGGGGACACAGTCGCCTTATTCTTTCTCATTTAGGTGAGAATGGTCGTCTATACAGCATTGACCGAGATCCTCAAGCGATTGCTGAAGCTCAGAAGATTGATGATCCTCGCTTCGAAATTATCCATGGTCCATTCTCTGGCATGGAAAAATACATGGAAGAGCGTGATTTAATTGGTCGTGTTGATGGTGTGTTACTGGATTTAGGTGTGTCATCACCGCAATTAGATGATGCTGAACGCGGCTTTAGCTTTATGCGAGATGGCCCGCTTGATATGCGTATGGATCCGACATCGGGTCAGTCAGCCGCTGAATGGTTGGCTGAAGCGGAAGCGGATGATATTGCATGGGTACTAAAAGAGTTTGGTGAAGAGCGCTTTGCCAAGCGTATTGCTCGCGGTATTGTTGAGCACCGTGAAAACCCAGAAAAAGAGCCACTAACACGTACCCGTGAATTAGCAAGCTTAATTGCGGCGGTATCGCCGTTTAAAGATAAGCACAAACACCCAGCAACACGTAGTTTTCAAGCGATTCGTATTTACATCAACAGTGAGTTAGATGAAATTGAAACAGCGCTAAACGGTGCGGTGAATATTTTAGCTCCTGAAGGTCGTTTATCAGTGATCAGTTTCCACTCTTTGGAAGATCGTATGGTAAAACGCTTTATTCGTAAACAGAGCAAAGGACCTGAAGTTCCTGCTGGTTTACCGCTTACTGAAGAGCAAATTAAAGCCTTAGGTAGTGCTGCGCTTAAAACGGTAGGCAAAGCGATTAAAC
- the mraZ gene encoding division/cell wall cluster transcriptional repressor MraZ codes for MLRGATVISLDNKGRIAIPKRYRAEVINHCDGLFVCTIDHQFSCLLLYPINEWVHIEAKLATLSSLHPAERRIQRLLLGHASECDMDGQGRILLPATLRQYAHLQDKIMLVGQLNKFEIWSESLWQQQIEHDINLQAEDAIAQSSRLSELSL; via the coding sequence ATGTTAAGAGGCGCAACGGTTATATCGCTCGATAACAAAGGACGCATTGCGATCCCTAAGCGTTATCGTGCGGAGGTAATAAATCATTGCGATGGCTTATTCGTATGCACTATTGATCACCAGTTTTCTTGCTTGTTGCTCTATCCCATTAATGAATGGGTACACATTGAAGCGAAGTTAGCGACATTATCAAGCCTTCATCCTGCGGAGCGTCGAATTCAACGTTTGTTACTCGGCCACGCTAGTGAATGTGATATGGATGGGCAGGGACGAATCCTACTTCCTGCTACCTTACGACAATACGCGCACTTACAAGATAAGATTATGCTTGTAGGCCAATTAAATAAATTTGAAATTTGGTCTGAATCTTTGTGGCAACAGCAAATTGAACACGATATCAACCTTCAGGCTGAGGATGCGATAGCACAGTCATCGCGCCTTAGTGAGCTTTCACTTTAG
- the rsmI gene encoding 16S rRNA (cytidine(1402)-2'-O)-methyltransferase: protein MSETNSSMVDVATLYIVPTPIGNLADITQRALDVLANVDLIAAEDTRHTSRLLSHFSISTRTFALHDHNEQQKADFLIEKLQSGTSIALVSDAGTPLISDPGYHLVNRCRQAGVKVVPLPGPCAVITALSGAGLPSDRFSFEGFLPPKSKGRRDCFQALANDERTLIFYESPHRINDSLSDMLAVLGAERQVVLARELTKTYETIHGAPLGELIEWLAEDSNRVRGEMVVLVAGHRAQKEELSAESLRTLGLLVKELPLKKAAALTAEIHGAKKNALYKWGLENLG, encoded by the coding sequence ATGAGTGAAACCAATTCAAGCATGGTTGATGTTGCTACGTTATACATCGTACCTACACCCATCGGTAATTTGGCTGATATAACACAACGAGCATTAGACGTGTTAGCAAATGTAGATTTGATTGCTGCTGAAGATACTCGCCATACATCACGCTTGTTATCCCATTTCTCTATCTCAACCCGCACCTTTGCGCTTCATGATCATAATGAGCAGCAAAAAGCTGACTTCTTGATTGAAAAGCTTCAGTCAGGTACCAGTATTGCATTGGTGTCAGATGCTGGTACGCCACTGATCAGTGATCCAGGGTATCATCTTGTTAATCGCTGTCGTCAAGCGGGGGTTAAAGTTGTGCCATTACCAGGCCCATGTGCAGTAATCACTGCCTTGAGTGGTGCAGGCTTACCATCTGACCGATTTAGCTTTGAGGGCTTTTTACCACCCAAAAGTAAAGGTCGCCGTGACTGTTTTCAAGCGTTAGCAAACGATGAGCGTACGTTAATTTTTTACGAATCGCCACATCGTATTAATGATTCCCTGAGTGATATGTTAGCCGTGCTTGGTGCTGAACGCCAAGTAGTATTAGCGCGTGAGTTAACAAAAACTTATGAAACAATCCATGGTGCGCCATTAGGAGAGTTAATTGAGTGGCTTGCTGAAGACAGTAATCGTGTTCGTGGTGAGATGGTGGTTTTAGTCGCTGGTCATCGCGCGCAAAAAGAAGAGCTATCAGCAGAATCATTACGCACACTGGGCTTGTTAGTCAAAGAATTACCATTGAAAAAGGCTGCTGCACTAACAGCGGAAATTCATGGTGCGAAAAAGAATGCGCTGTATAAGTGGGGTTTAGAAAACCTAGGCTAA